The DNA sequence AAAAACATGATAGCAGAGATGAAGAAAATCAATCCTTTTGTAGAAAGTAATATTTTTAAAAGCGTGGAAAATGTAAACTTAAGCACCGTAATTGCATATAAAAAAGATGGTGTGAAGCATCATTTCCTTGAGGAGTACGAATAAAAAATTTATGGGAGGATTTATGGGAAAAAGTATAGATATGGCATTAATCATACAGCAGCTGGAATTAATGGTAAGAATTGTACTGGCAGGAATCTGCGGAGGAGCGATTGGATATGAACGCGAGAGCCGTAAAAAGACAGCCGGACTGCGTACCCATGTAATTGTGGCAGTATCTTCTGCCTTAATGATTGTGTTATCGAAATATGGTTTTGATGATGTATTAGGACAGTATGTCAGATTAGATCCTTCTCGAATTGCAGCAGGAACCGTTACTGCAATTGGATTTCTAGGTTCGGGAATTATCTTTTCCAGAAATAAAAATGTAAGCGGAGTAACAACTTCTGCCGGAATCTGGGCAACTCTTGGAGTAGGAATGGCAGTAGGTGCCGGCATGTATGTCATTGGAATTGCCACTACGTTTATTGTGGTATTGGTAGAGATATTTATTGGGCGAGGCGGTAAGCTTTCTCATATTATGAAGCAAGTGTATCAAATTGAGATAGAGTATACGCCATCAGCGGAAAATGATATGAAAATAGCAGAGATTGTAAAGAACGAATTGGAATCTAGTTATAAATGCAAAATTTTGAGATTTCAGACCAGGCGGAAAGAAGGAAATATCCGATTGGAACTGATGGTACGGACCGCCAAGGGAAGTGAACTGATACGGTTGGCAAAACTGGCGGAGGAATACCCGGAGATTGAAAAAATTTCAATATAAGGAGAGTGCATATGCTGGATAAAATATCAGAACAGGCATTTTTTATATATGATAGAGATTTGGAATATATTTTGGGCGCGCAGGAATTGCTCAAACCTTTGAATCGGAATAAAACTGTTGCTGAAGTATTAGAGGAACCGGAAAGTGACAAATATTTAGTACTGAAAGAGGTTTATCAGGGATTTGGAGAAGAAATCTGGGGTGGAATCCTTGAGCCTATGGAAGAAATGGTGGAACAAGGAGTTTCCCTAGCATCGTATGAAAATTATCTAAAGCATATGGAAAAGCAGAAATTTTTAAGTAAATTTCTGCAGTTGCCACAGGAAGAAATCCAACAAGCTCTGGAGTCTTCTGCAAATTTAATGAAATTCTATCAAAATCATCAGGAGCGTTTCTCAAATTATTTATCGGTAGAAAGATTGTTTGAAAAGACAGAATGGTTTCTGGAAGAATTTTTTTCTTTTGTAAGGGAATTAAAAACGGAGAAGGCGGAAAAATTTTTGCATGAAAAAGAAGAAATCATTAATCAGTGGAAAGGGGAAGTGGTAAAGGAATTAAAAAGAGAGGACCCTTTAGCCTATTCTGAAAAATTGATGGAGAAGAGCTTTTACCGTAGAGGGCCTTATGAAAAATATTTTTTTATGCCGTCATTTTTTATCCCTGTATTGTGTTGCAGATGGTTTGGAAAAAATCAGATTCTGATATTTGATGCCATACGGATTCACGAACGCGGGTATGAGGTTCCGCAACAGTTGAAAATGCTTTCCGATAATGCTAGATTTCGGATTTTAAAATTATTAAAGGAAAATGGACACTTAAGTGGAATTGAAATTGCTGAGAAAATGAATTTGGCTACGTCGACGGTATCACATCATATGACGCAGATGAAAAATTGTGGACTGGTGCATGAAGAGCCGGTGAAGAATACGAAGTATTTTAGTTTAAATGAAGTTAGTATAAAAAATTGCATACAGGTGTTGCAGGAAACATTTTTGTGATGAAAGAGAGGACAGAACGTTCTCTCTTTTTTTACGTTATAGGAAACATCTTGACAATCCCAATAAATTCCATTATCATCTAATTCGATAGAGATAGAATTTTATAAGGAGGAAATTATGAAAAATGTAATTGAAGTACAGGATTTAAAACGTGAATATGTGACAAAGAAAGGTTGGATTCATCCTAAGACAACCAGAGTCACAGCTGTGGATGGAATTTCATTTCAAGTAAAACAAGGAGAGATATTTGGTCTGTTAGGTGAAAATGGAGCCGGAAAAACAACAACAATTAAGATGCTGATTACATTATTGGCACCTACGGGAGGAGTGTGCAAGGTATTGGGATATGATACCTTTGGACAGGAGAAAAATGTGCGTTCCAGAATAAACTTCATTTTTGGTGGAGAAATGGGAGTATATCGAAGATTATCAGCAAGGGATAATTTATTGTATTTTGCAGGGCTTTATAAATTAGAGAAAAAGGAGGCAGAAAGACGGGTAGAAAAGTTGCTGGAATTGGTAGATTTGAAAGAAGATAGTGAGCGTCTGGTGGAAACCTATTCCAAGGGAATGATTCAGAGACTACAGATTGCAAGAGGACTCATTAATGATCCTGAAATTATCTTTATGGATGAACCAACAATAGGATTAGACCCGGTAGGCGCGAAAATGCTTCGTGATATTATAAGGAAACTGAAAGCATCCGGAAAGACGATTCTGCTTACTACGCACTATATGTATGAAGCAGATGAACTTTGTGACAGAATTGCCATATTAAATCATGGAAAAATTTTGGCATTGGATACACCGGAGGGCTTGAAAAAGAGCTACGGAGAAAAGGGAGAAGAAACTACATTAGAGGATGTATTTTTGAAGTTGGCGGGAAAAGGAGAGAAATAAAATTGATGAAAAGTATGAAACAAACAATGAATGTAATCTGGATGACTATGAAACTTCAGATGAAGCAGTCTTTTGCACGCCCTATGTTCCGATTCTGTTTATTGATAAATCCGGTAGTAAACACAATTTTTCTTTACGAAATGTTTCTAAATAGCGGTGAAGATAATTTTATGGCATATGTAGTTTTAGGAGCCGGACTTATGGGGCTTTGGTGCTGTATTTGTTTTTCTTCAGCAGGAGACATTAATCGAGAGCGTTTTTCAGGAACGTTGCCACTGATTTATGTAGCACCGGAAGGATTTGGAACAATTATATTTGGAAAAATATGTGGAAATACATTGATATCATTATTAAGTTTTGGAATTTCCTATGGAACGGCATTTTTGTTGACGGGAAAATCTATCACAATACAGTATCCGGTAAAGTTTCTGTTTGCTTTTCTCACGGCTGTAACCTGTTTTGTGATTGTGTCATTATGTGTAGCCTATTTTCTTATGCTATCACGAAAGACAGAATTATATATGAATTTATTGGAAATACCGTTTGAATTGCTTTGTGGATTTGTTTTCCCGATTGAGATACTGCCGAAATGGATTCAGTACATATCAAATCTGCTGGCACCTACATGGGCAGTGCGTATTTTAAAAGAAAGTATAGCAAAGAATAACATGGAAAAAGAAACCGTATATTATTTGATTCTTGGAGTGGAAGTTTTGATTTTAGTTGCGATTGCGGTAATCCTTTATCGATGGATGGACAGAAGCATAAGAAAAAAAGCAACATTGGAGGTAAGTTAAATGAAACGTTTTTTAAAACAATCATGGCTGGATTTTAAGGGGCAAAGAGCAGCATTTTCGCTGGAAGAATTTGCATTGATGGAGACAATGTATCCTTTTGTGACTATGGTTTTCTATTGTCTTGTGGCAGGATATGCATTCCGAACAACGAATCTTAGCAGATGGGTAGTAGGAAATGCTTTTTTACTATGCACCAATACCTGTGTGTTTTCGTTAGGAAGTTGCTTTATGGGAGAACGATATTATGGAAGAATTCGTTCCATTATAACAGCACCGATTTCTAAGTTAGAAGTCATTCTGGAAAAGGGATTTTTTCCATGTATGATATGTATTATAACTACATTTGTTGGATTTGGAGCGGGAAGTATCGTATTTCATGTAAACTGGTCGGGAGTTAACATAGGTCTGTTTTTGGTGATTCTATTAATTGGTATGGCGTCAGCAGCGGGCTTTGGATTATTTTTAGCAACTCTTGGACTCATTTCGAATCAGATGCATTTGATTTTAAATCTGGTGGCCAATTTATTGGTTATATTCTGTGGGGCGAATTTTCCAATCAGTCAGTTGCCGGCAGCAGGACAGTTGATATCAAAATTGTTGCCCCTTACAAGAAGTATTGAAGCATCACAATTGTTATTAGAAGGGAAAATAGCATTTGAGCAAGTGCTTTCCTTATTGCTTGGCGAATTAGGAGTAGGAGCGGTATATGTGATATTAGCATTTTGCGTAGTAAAAAGTGCAGAAAGAGTTGCAATACGGAAGGGGACGTTGGAGTTATTTTGAGAATTTGAGATGAAAGTATAAAAGCGAAGGATTACATCTTGGTCTGTAATTCTTCGCTTTTTATCTACGCTAGTAGGGATAGAATCAATTACTCAGCATCGCCTGTTTCTGATAAACTACCGAGATAATCATTGACTGCACTTAAGTCTATTTCAGTGCTGGTAGGATTTTCTGCTTTCTGTGATTGATAAAAATTATATCCGGAATAGCCAATCCATCCTACGATAACAACACATAGAATAGTTCCAACAACAGAACCAATAGCCTTTTTGATTTTTTCGCGCTTCATGATTTTCTTACGGTTTGCTTTTTCTTCTTTATAGCGGTCTACTTTTTCCTGACTCATAGTAATTCTCCTTGTCCTTATGTAATGATTATAGTATACACTATTTCTGTGAAAAAATCTTGAAAATTTTTAAAATTAGAGAAAAACCAGAAAAAAGTTCAAGAAAAGGAGAAAAAACGAGGTTTCATGTGGTCTGTTTTTATGATAGAATAGCAAGTAAGTATATTAGAAGGAGCAAAATAATGAGTTTAGCAGATAAGATTTTCATTGATATGTGTCAAGATATAATAGAAAATGGAACCAGTACAGAGGGAGAAAAGGTGCGGCCTCACTGGGAAGATGGAACAAGTGCGTATACGATTAAGAAGTTTGGTGTGGTAAATCGCTATGACTTATCCAAAGAATTTCCGGCAATTACTTTGAGAAAAACAGCAATTAAGAGCTGTACGGATGAGATGCTTTGGATTTGGCAACAGAAGTCTAATAATATCAATGACCTTCATAGCCATGTGTGGGATGAGTGGGCAGATGAGACAGGTTCTATCGGAAAGGCATACGGCTATCAGATGGGTGTGAAGCATCAGTATAAGGAAGGCATGATGGATCAGGTAGACCGAGTGATTTATGATCTGAAGAACAATCCTTTCAGCCGTCGTATTATGACAAATATTTATGTCCATCAGGATTTACATGAAATGCATTTATACCCTTGCGCATACAGTATGACTTTTAACGTCACCCAGAAACCGGGGCAGGATAAGTTAGTGCTAAATGCTATTTTAAATCAGCGTTCTCAGGACGTTCTGGCAGCAAATAACTGGAATGTATGCCAGTATGCTGTATTAGTGCATATGCTGGCTCAGGTATGTGATATGGAAGTGGGAGAATTGGTACATGTGATTGCAGATGCACACATTTATGACCGTCATATTCCGCTGGTGAAGGAATTGATTAGCAGAGAGACACATCCGGCACCAACCTTCTGGTTGAATCCGGAAATCAAAGATTTCTATAAGTTTACCAGAAATGATGTGCGTTTGGACAATTATGTGACCGGACCACAGATTGAAAATATTCCAATAGCTGTTTAAAAATAGGAGGACACAACATGAATTTAATCGCAGCAGTAGACAAGAATTGGGCAATCGGATTGAACAACAAGTTGTTGGTGAGTATTCCGGAGGATATGAAATTTTTCCGTACGACCACCACGGGCAAGGTCGTTGCCATGGGAAGAAAGACACTGGAGAGTTTTCCAAATGGGCAGCCGTTGAAAAATCGAGTCAACATTGTATTGACATCCGATAAAAACTATAAAGTGAAGGATGCTATTATTGTACATTCCATGGAGGAAATGTTAGAGGAATTAAAGAAATACAACAGTGAAGATATATATGTCATCGGTGGCGAGAGTATTTATCGCCAGATGGTGGATTTGTGTGATGTGGCACATATTACAAAAATCGATTATGAATATGAAGCAGATGCTTATTTCCCAAATCTGGATGAAAAGGAAGAATGGGAAATTACTGCAGACAGTGAAGAACAGACATATTTTGACTTGGAATTTTATTTCCTGAAGTATGAGAAAAAGAAGAAGTAGGATATGGAAAATTTTATTTTTAGTATTAATGTGACAATGCCAATCTTCCTGGTAATGGTACTGGGTTGGTTCTTAAAGCAGATTGGTATGTTGAATGATAATTTTGTAACAGTAGCGAATAAGTTCAATTTTCAGGTGACACTGCCCTTTTTGTTATTTAGGGATCTTTCTTCCGTGGATATCAAAGCAGTATTTGATTTGAAATATGTGTTGTTTTGTGCTATTGCAAGTTCCATTTGTTTCTGGGTAATTTGGGGTGGTACAAAGTTGTTCATGAAGGACAAGTCTATGACAGGTGCTTTTGTACAGGCATCATTTCGAAGTAGTGCGGCGGTAATGGGGCTTGCATTCATCCAGAATCTATATGGACAATCTGCAATGGGGCCTTTAATGATAATTGGAGCGGTGCCCCTTTATAACATTTATTCTGTAATTGTTTTGACATTTGAGGCACAGGGCAGTGAGGAAAGTAGCCAGAAAAATAAAATAAAGGAAGCTTGTATTAATATTTTAAAAAATCCGATTATTATTGCAATTTTCTTAGGATTGGTGGTATCTCTTCTGGAAATTGATTTTCCGGTGCTGGTGGATAAAACAGTGAATAATGTGGCACAGATGGCAACACCATTGGCATTAATTGCATTAGGAGCTGGTTTTGAAGGAAGAAAGGCATTGGGAAAGATTAAGCCTACACTTGTAGCTTCCTTTATAAAATTGATTGCACAGGCTGCAATATTTTTACCAATCGCAGCCTGGATGGGATTTGATGGAGAAAAAATGATTGCGTTGATTGTAATGCTGGCAGCTCCAACAACTCCAAGTTGCTATATTATGGCAAAAAATATGGATAATGATGGCGTGCTGACCGCAAGTATCGTGGTGACAACTACATTACTTGCAGCATTTACCCTGACAGGATGGATTTTCTTATTAAAAACAATGGGATTGATATAGGATGAGGTGAAAAATATGGCGATGGATATAACCGGCAGAAAATTATTTGTAAAAGCATTATTAGAAGAGGGCGTTGATACAGTCTTCGGATATCCGGGCGGGATGGTAACAGATATTTTGGATGAGCTTTATAAACATGAAGAGATTGAACTGGTGTTGCCCAGACATGAGCAGGGGTTGATTCATGAAGCAGAAGGTTATGCCAAGGCAACCGGGCGGGTTGGAGTTTGTATTGTAACCAGTGGTCCGGGTGCTACCAATATCATGACAGGTTTGGCAGATGCTTATTCTGATAGTATACCGTTGGTATGTATCACTGGACAGGTTCCCTTGAATCTCATTGGAAATGATGCTTTTCAGGAAGTGGATATTGTTGGTATGACAAGAAGCATTACAAAGTATGGAGTAACTGTTCGTGATAGAAAAGACCTTGGAAAAATCTTAAAAATGGCATTTCATATCGCAAGTACAGGAAGACCGGGACCGGTGCTTATTGATTTACCGAAAGATATTCAGACCCAGATGGGACCGGCAGAATATCCAGAACATGTAAACATTCGTGGTTATAAACCAAATGAAAGTGTACATATTGGTCAGTTAAAAAAAGGTTATAAGTTATTGAAGTCTGCAGAAAAGCCGTTGTTTTTAATCGGTGGCGGTGTAAATATTGCCAAGGCAAATGATAAGTTGTTAGAGCTGGTAGAAAAGACGAAAGTTCCGGTAGTTACTACTATTATGGGAAAAGGAGCCATTCCTACTACTCATCCGTATTATATCGGAAACAGCGGAATGCATGGGAGATATGCTGCCAATATGGCAGTCAGTGAATGTGATGTGCTCTTTTCCATTGGAACCAGATTTAATGACCGTATTACCGGAGATTTGAATGAGTTTGCGCCGAAGGCACAGATTGTCCATGTAGATGTAGATACTGCATCTATTTCCAGAAATGTAGTAGTAGATGTTCCAATTGTAGCTGATGCAGGACTTGCTATTGAAAAGATGTTGGAGTGGGCTGAGCCACAGAAGACGGATAAGTGGATTGCACAGATTAAGGAATGGGATAAAGAAAATCCATTGGAAATGCGCAGAGACCATGGTATGACACCACAGATGATAATGGAGCATATCAATGAGCAGTTTGAAGAGGGAATTATTGTAACGGATGTAGGGCAGCATCAGATGTGGGCGACCCAGTACATAGAATTAAATGAGAAAAAGAAGTTTATTACTTCCGGTGGACTTGGAACCATGGGATTTGGTTTCCCGGCTGCTATCGGAGCTAAGATTGGATGTCCGGATAAAGAAGTTATCTGTATTAGCGGTGATGGCGGTATGCAGATGAATATTCAGGAACTGGCAACTGCCATGGTACAGGATGCTCATGTGATTGTATGTGTATTTAATAACTATTATCTTGGAATGGTACGCCAGATGCAGCAGCTTTTCTACGGAAAGCGTTATGAAGCCACCTGTTTAAGACGCAGAAAGAATTGTCCGAAGGACTGTAAAGGACCGAATCCTGCCTGTCCACCTTATGAACCGGATTTTGTAAAACTGGCAGAAAGCTACGGTGCAACGGGAATGCGTGTAACGAAGGAAGAAGAGATAGCACCGGCATTTGAACAGGCAAAAAAAGTAAGTGGACCGGTAATTATTGAATTTATGATAGCAACGGAAGAAATTGTACTGCCCATGGTAAAGAGCGGAAATCCCATGAGCGAAATGATTTTGAAGTAAGGAGGGAAGGACATGAAAAAGAGATGGATTGCATTATATGTGGAAAATGAAGTGGGTGTCCTTGCCAAGGTATCCGGTCTTTTTTCCGGAAAATCTTATAATTTACAGAGCCTCACAGTGGGAACTACGGAGGATGAAACTGTGTCTCGTATGACAATTTGTGTTGCTAGTGATGATGTGACTTTTGAGCAGATTAAAAAGCAGTTGAATCGTATGGTAGAGGTTATTAAAGTTATGGACCTCACAAATGTGCCGACGCATATGAAGGAGATTCTGTTTGCTAAGATTAAAAATTGTTCTCAAGAGGACAAGACAGAGGCATTCCAGATTGCACAGGTATTTCATGTAGAGGTATCGGATATCGGAAGTGACAGCGTATTGCTGGAATGTAAGCTGACAGAGCGCCGGAATAATGAACTGATTGCTTTGTTGAAGAGTAGATTTAAACATGTTGAGGTGGTTCGTGGCGGTGCAGTAGCTATCGAGTCTATTAGTACCTCTTGTGCAGGAAAGACGGAGTATGACCGGAAATAGGAGAAATTAAAATGGTATTACTTATTGTTGACACACAGGAGATGATTGTAACAAAGCAGTTGTATCAATATGAAAAATTTATTCAGAATGTGAAAAAAGCAATTGAAACAGCAAGAGAAAATGATGTAGAGGTTGTCTATATTCGGCACGATGATGGATTTGAATTAACAAAAGGTGTAGATGGATTTGAAATATACGAAGAATTTGCACCAAAGCAAGGAGAAAAAATATTTGATAAGCATGTGAATAGTGCGTTCAAGGAGTCTGGACTGCTTGAATATCTTAGCGCTAAGAACGAGAAAAGTGTTATGCTTGCAGGATTACAAACAGACTATTGTATCGATGCAACTGTAAAATGTGGTTTTGAACATGGATTTGAGATGTTGATTCCGGCATATTGTAATACCACGGTGGATAATGAATTTATGTCAGGAGAAAAAACATATCAGTATTACAATGAAAAAATGTGGCATGGGCGTTATGCAAAATGCATGAGTTTAGAAGAAGCGCTAGCAGTTATGAAGAACTGATGTCCGGGAAAAGAATTTAGCTTGTGCTCTTTTGGGGAATATGATATTCTTGTCCCAGAGTGAAGTTTAGAGGTAAAGGTAACAAAATACAAAAGAAAAATTTAGCGGGAATAAAGAACACTAATAAAAATGGAATGAAAGGAGGGATAAGAGCGATGTTGAATGCAAAAGATTTATGTGCAATCCGAGAAGTTATGCAAGAAGTTATGCGAGAAGAAATTGCAGAATCAGAAGAACGAATGACAGGAAAAATTGCAGAATCAGAAGAGCGAATGCAAGGAGCAATGAGAGGAGCAATCGCAGAATCAGAAGAGCGAATGCAAGGAGCAATGAGAGGAGCAATCGCGGAATCAGAAGAACGAATGATAGGAAAAATTGCAGAATCAGAAGAGCGAATGCAAGGAGCAATGAGAGGAGCAATCGCAGAATCAGAAGAGCGAATGCAAGGAGCAATGAGAGGAGCAATCGCGGAATCAGAAGAACGAATGATAGAAAAAATTGCAGAATCAGAAGAACGAATGATAGGAAAAATTGCAGAATCAGAAGAACGAATGATAGGAAAAATTGCAGAATCAGAAGAGCGAATGACAGGAAAAATCGCAGAATCAGAAGAGCAAACAAGAGGCTATATTGATAGTCGGGTAACGGAAAGCGAAAACTTGATTTTGAAGTATGTTGATGATACCAGAACTACTCTTGAAAATAAGATTCAGATGGTACAGGATAATCTCAATGAAATTACCCAGTATTATAGGATTAAGCGACTAGAAGATGAAAACATAAGTTATTTGATTAGGAAGACTGGAGAACTAGACATTCGTGTAGAAAAATTGGAAAAGATTGCTGGAAAAACAGCATAAAACAGAGGAAGAAAGCAAAATTGATAGATTTTATCAATTTTGCTTTCTTATATCATGTATCATAGGAAAGATGCAGCTTATCTTGCCAAAATTTCTATGATTTCACCTACATACATGGTATGTGGATTTTCTCCATTATCACCGGTATACCATTTTTCTTTTATTTCAGGGTCGATGAAGTGAGCTTCTTCAATTGGAACAGCAGCCATCTTTTTGCAAAGTACCACAAAATTTCCTTCGTCTATGTAAGGAATACCATCTTTATAATCCAAATTGAGTCCGGAAGTTTTGAATTTATCCTCCTGACGTCCGGATACGACACCGAAGTATTTTAAATCATTTTTGTATTTGGAGTCAAAAAAGGTGCAGGAAAAAGTATTTCCATTGTCGATGAATTCTTTCGTATAACGTTTTTCACGAACAAAGATAAATGCTACATTTTTCCCCCAAAGGACGCCAAGTCCACCCCAGCTGGCAGTCATGGCATTTGCTTTTTTTTCATCCCCCGAGGCAATCAGCATCCACTCAGTTCCAATTTTGGTAAATGGATTGAACTCTAAAAGTTCCACAGGATATGGTTGAAATTGATGCATAGTCATTCTCCCTTTCTATAATCGTAATCTATTATCATAAGTATACAACATTTCTAAAAAAATTCCTATAACAGTTTCAGAATTTCTTAAGAAAAACGTAGAATGAAATTCAAGATTTTTTCATAAACTAGTAGTATTATGACGTAGTAAACGTGAAGAGGTCTTTGGAGGAAAGTACAATGAGAAGAAAGAAAGACGAATTTGACAGTATAAATAAAACGAAAAGCAATGGAAAATTAGTAGTGGTAACTGTTGCAGTTCTGGCAATTTGTATTACAGGATTCATGTGTGCAAAGAAATTGCAGATGGATGAGAGATATATATCTTTAAAAAATGCACAGGAATGTAGAATGGAGGAAATTTTTAACGGGTAGTTGCATAAAATATCAATAAATGCATAGTATCAGAGGTATTTATGAATCAAAGATTGCGTGCAGCTCAGATGAACCATGTAGATATGGGAAAGCTAAGGGTTGAGGCTACGTCAGCAGTAGGAAGGCTCCCAGTAGATAATGCCAAAGTAACTCTTTCTTATACAGCAGAACCGGGAAGTACGTTGGAGGAGCTAACAACAAATTCTAATGGACAGACAGAAGAAGTGTCAATTGCAGCTCCACCATTGGAATATAGTATGGAGCCGAATCAGCCACAACCTTACGCTGAATATACGATACATGTAGAAGCAGAAGGGTATCGTCCGGTTAATGTGGATGGAATGGACGTATTTTCA is a window from the Roseburia sp. 499 genome containing:
- a CDS encoding flavin reductase, which produces MHQFQPYPVELLEFNPFTKIGTEWMLIASGDEKKANAMTASWGGLGVLWGKNVAFIFVREKRYTKEFIDNGNTFSCTFFDSKYKNDLKYFGVVSGRQEDKFKTSGLNLDYKDGIPYIDEGNFVVLCKKMAAVPIEEAHFIDPEIKEKWYTGDNGENPHTMYVGEIIEILAR